The genomic stretch GAAAACTAAATCGGCGCTTATTAGACAGTTCTTCCTTTTCATGATTTTGCTGCTGAGTCATACCATACCTCACTTTTCTTTCTGTTCCATAGATATCCTTTTTCATTCTACCACAACTGTGTTCCAAATTTCTCTTTTGCTGATTACAATTTCGTCATAAAACGACAAAACCGCGTGTGCCTCAATCACGTGGCACACACGGTTTCTGTAATAACATATTGTATATGGATATTTCACAGTCTATTCAGCAGAATTATCTTGTTTGGAAGCATCACTCTGATCTTGTGAATCTTGAATTTTGGGTGTTCCGTCAAGTCCAATATACTGATCGTAAGCATCATAAATTTTACGTGCAATAGGCGCTGCACTGACTGAACCAAATCCTCCTTCAGGCACCACAACAGCAATCGCAAGTTTCGGGTTATCTCTAGGAGCAAATGTAATAAAGACGCCGTTTTCTACAAGTTCACCGCCTACACTTTGCTGAGATGTTCCTGTTTTACGAGCAAAATCATACGGGAACCCCTCAAATCCTTGAGCATTACTGTTCATCCCTGCTTTGATTTCATCCCAGAAAGAAGAGTCAAACTCCACAGTGTTTAGTATTTCTGTACCAAATTCTTTTACAACATTACCTTCCACATCCGTAATCTTGCTTGCAATTTGGGGTTTCAGTCGTTTCCCTTCATTCGCAAGCATGGCCGCATACTGAGCAAGCTGGAGTGTTGTATACTTCCCTTGCTGCCCAAATGAAGCATAGGCAAGCGCTGATTGCGAACTGCTATTCTCAGCTTCTTTTATATATTCGCGCAGACCAGACTGCTCATTAGGTATACCGCTCTCTGTCGATACCCCTAGCCCAAATTCCTTCATGTACTTATCCCATACATCAACGCCTTTTGCACCATACTTCTCATATAATTTATTTCCGACCATTTCTACCATGAATGCATTGGAAGAATGTTCAATCGCTAATGCAGGGTCAATCAAACCGTAAGCGTGACTCCCCGAATTTCGAACGGAAGTTTCATAACCTTTCTTACCAAACTTTCCTACCCCCACATCATTATATAAAGTAGAAGTCGTAAATAAATTTTCTTGCAGACCAATGAGAACTGATAACGGCTTAATAACCGAACCGAGCAGCACGGTGGAAGATGGGTGTTTATAACTTTCTTCTTTGCTGCTGTAGGATTGATACACCTCACGAATGGCACCATTTGAAGCATAAGGAGCAATATTATTAAGTTCTTCTTGTGACATGCTTCCTTTTGTCCATATGTTTGGGTCATAGTCAGGCATACTCGCCATGGTTACGATCTTGCCTGTGTCCACTTCCATGGCAACTGCAAATCCCGTTTTGGCGTTTGGAGCTTTAATACTAGAATTACTTGTTGTTTGCAAATATTCCAATTGGTCCATGATTGCCTGCTCGGCAGCCAACTGAACATCTTTATGAATAGATAACCACACATTATTCCCTTTTTTAGGAGCCGTAATTTCTGCTTCACCAGAAATTTGATTTTGTGAGTTCACTGGGAAGGTCTTAACACCTTTCGTGCCTCTTAACTCCTCTTGAAACATAAACTCTATCCCATCATATCCGACTTCCTCATCATCCAGATATTGAAGCTTAGGGTCGGTTTCTTCCTTGGCCTTCAGATAATAACCGAGTCCATAATCTGGATCAATTACGGAACGGAATGGTTTCATATATCCTACCGTTTGAACGGCAACGGTATCCTCGTCATAACGTCTCACATTTTCTTCGACCACTTCTACGGTTGGAAACTCATCCTTATGGGATAGAAAATAGGCAATTTCTTCCTCAGTCAGATCTGTCTTGATTCTTCTCGGCGTATATCCGTAATTTTTGCGATAGGATATGTCTAGAGCTTCCTCAATCTCATCTTCTGTCATTGTTTTGCTCGAATCTCCATACCGGTCAAAAACTTGTTTGAGACTCGAAACCAGTTCTTTTAATTCATCCTTGTTCTCTTCACGGGTGTAGTTTTTATCTAAACTCACATACAAAGACTGTGTTGAGGTCGAATAGGCGAGCCGATTCTCACCCGTAGAGTCGAATATCGTTCCCCGAATGGGTGAAAGAGATACACTTTTCGTTGCGACACTTGCTTCTTCTTTTTTTAGCGTAGGACCCTGAACCAGCTGCAGATATGCCAGCCTGATGATCAGTACACCAAAGATCAAAAAGGTTGCCAGGAAAAAGACATTAAGCCTGAAAGTAAATCTCTTCTCCTTTGCAATCACTTTTTTCATATATGGGTCTGTTCCCTCTTTGCTCATTCCAAAACTATCCTTTCTAACTGCGGTTTAACAAGTACATTATAAGGACTGATCTTTGATATGGGTGTCGTAGAAGTTAGATGGATTGAACCAATTTCCACTATTCGCCCAAGTTGGATCAAGAGGTACCCACTCATCTGTTTCGCTTAAATACACTTCGTTCCAAGCATGAGCACCGTATCCGCCTTGTCCATTATATCCAAGACCTGTAATGACTTTTA from Paenibacillus polygoni encodes the following:
- a CDS encoding peptidoglycan D,D-transpeptidase FtsI family protein, with the translated sequence MSKEGTDPYMKKVIAKEKRFTFRLNVFFLATFLIFGVLIIRLAYLQLVQGPTLKKEEASVATKSVSLSPIRGTIFDSTGENRLAYSTSTQSLYVSLDKNYTREENKDELKELVSSLKQVFDRYGDSSKTMTEDEIEEALDISYRKNYGYTPRRIKTDLTEEEIAYFLSHKDEFPTVEVVEENVRRYDEDTVAVQTVGYMKPFRSVIDPDYGLGYYLKAKEETDPKLQYLDDEEVGYDGIEFMFQEELRGTKGVKTFPVNSQNQISGEAEITAPKKGNNVWLSIHKDVQLAAEQAIMDQLEYLQTTSNSSIKAPNAKTGFAVAMEVDTGKIVTMASMPDYDPNIWTKGSMSQEELNNIAPYASNGAIREVYQSYSSKEESYKHPSSTVLLGSVIKPLSVLIGLQENLFTTSTLYNDVGVGKFGKKGYETSVRNSGSHAYGLIDPALAIEHSSNAFMVEMVGNKLYEKYGAKGVDVWDKYMKEFGLGVSTESGIPNEQSGLREYIKEAENSSSQSALAYASFGQQGKYTTLQLAQYAAMLANEGKRLKPQIASKITDVEGNVVKEFGTEILNTVEFDSSFWDEIKAGMNSNAQGFEGFPYDFARKTGTSQQSVGGELVENGVFITFAPRDNPKLAIAVVVPEGGFGSVSAAPIARKIYDAYDQYIGLDGTPKIQDSQDQSDASKQDNSAE